CCCTGGCCTTCCGGGTCCGCGCCTTCCTCGACCTGCTCGGCAGCCTCTCCAAGGAGGCCGGGTACGGCGGCAGCTGGGACGTGGGCGTGGCCGTCACCAACCTGCACGGGGTGTCCGCCTGGGCCGACGACCGGTACCTGTCCCCGGGCGTGGAGTACGACGCCGAACGCTACGAACAGGTCACCCGGGTGCCCCAACTGGAACTGGAGAAACCCGGCAGCGCCACGGACCGCCTCGTCGGTGAGCTGCTCCGCTCCCTGGGCAACGCCTCGGCCCACTCGGAGCTGCTGACCGACCCGGAATGAGCTCGGCGCAGGGTGTCCGCGCGGTGAGGTGGCAAGCTCGGAGCGACCGGCGATCCGTCCCTGGAGGTACCGAAGATGGCCAGCAAGCTCACCGAACTCGGCGTCGACTGCGCCGATCCGACCGCCCTCGCCCGGTTCTGGTGCTCGGTCCTCGAATACGAGGTGCACGACGTGGACGAGGCCGACGGAACCGTCACGATCGGTCCGCCCCGGGCCCTTGGCGGGGACCGGCCCGGCCCGGTGCCGCCGGTCCTGACGTTCGCGCGCGTGCCCGAGGCCAAGACCGTCAAGAACCGGCTGCACCTCGACGTCAGCCCCGCCGACCGCGAGCAGGACGAGGAGGTCCACCGCCTGCTCGAACTGGGCGCCCGGTACGCCGATGTCGGTCAGGGCACCGAGAGCTGGGTCGTACTCGTGGACCCGGAGGGCAACGAGTTCTGCGTCCTGGCCGACCGCCGCCCCTGACCTTCAGAGCTCCTCCAAGGGCTGGACCCGGGTGGCGGTGATGGTGGGCAGGGCGCCCGGGGCGGCACGGCGGATCCGGCCGTGCACGGCCAGCAGCCGTGACGTGAACACCGCCCCGGCGGAGTGCCGCTGGGTGTCGGAGAACAGGGCTACCTCGATGACGCCGCTGCGGTCCTCGACGCTGGTGAAGATGACGCGTCGGCCCGAGCGGGTGGGCGGGGTCTGGGTGCAGACCCGGACCCCCGCCACCAGCACCCGGGCGCCGTCGGGCAGCCGGTGCAGGTCTCGGGCCTGGACCAGGTTCCTGGTGGAGGCCAGCTCGGCCAGGCGCGCCGTGTAGGGGTCCAGCCGGTGCCCGGAGAGCTCGTAGCCCAGGGTGCGGAGTTCCTCGGCGACGCGTTCGGTGTGGGTCATCGGCGCGGAGCGTCCCGCGGGCACGGTGGTGGGGGTGTCGTTCAGTGAGAGCTGCCCGGGGGTGTCGCCAGGACTGCCCGCGGGCCTGTGGTGGGCGCGGGCCAGGGAGTGGGCGTGCACGAGGACGTCGCGTCGGTCCGGGGCGTCGGGCGATCCGTCGGCCCCGGTCAGGGCGTCCAGGCCACCGGCCAGAATCAGGTTGTCCAACGCCTCCCTGGACAGGCCGCCCCGGGTGATGAGGTCCCGCAGGTCGACGAAGGGGCGACGGGCCAGCAGACGGCCGAGTTCGGTCCCGGTGAGGGCGGCCAGGTCGGCCAGGGCCGGACGCAGCCCCCACCGCCGCTCCCCGGTCCGCTCCACACTCCAGTGCCGCTGGGAGGCGTGCAGGTCCAGGCCGAGCACGTGCACCCCCATGCGGCGGGCGTCGTTGAGGAGCACCCGGCGCGGGTACATGCCGGGGTCGTGGGTCATCAGGCCCGCGAAGAACGCCGCCGGGAAGTGCCGCTTGAGCCACGCGCTCTGGTAGGTGGGCAGGGCGAAGGCGGCCGCGTGCGCCTTGCAGAAGCCGAAGTCGCCGAACGCCGCCACCAACCGCCAGGTGTCCTCGACGGTGCGGTCGTCGTGTCCGCGTTCGACCATCCGGGTGCGCACCTCCTCCTCCACCTCGCGGCGCCCCTGGTCGGTGGCGAGCGCGCGCCGCATCGCCTCGGCCCGATCCAGCCCGCACCCGGTCATGGTGTCGACGGCGTGCAGGAGCTGTTCGTGGAAGAGCAGCGCGCCGCCGGTCTCGGCCAGGACCGGAGCCAGTGCGGGGTGGGGGAGCGGGGGCGGGCAGCCGCCGTCGCGGGCCCCGAGGTAGGCGGCGACCATGTCGGTGCCCATGGGGCCGGGCCGGAACAGGGAGATGTCGGCGATCAGGTCCGCGATCCCGCGCGGGCGCAGCCGGGAGACCAGTTCGCGCTGGCCCGGGCTCTCGATCTGGAAACAGCCCAGGGTGTTGGACGCCCCGACCATGTGGGCGGTGGCCGGGTCGCCGTCCGGCAGGGCCTCCAGGTCCGGCCGCTGCCCGGTGGTGCGGTCGATCTCGTCCAGGCTGTGGGCGAGGGCCGACTGCATCCGCACCCCCAGGACGTCGAGTTTGAGCAGCCCGAGGTGCTCCACGTCCTCCTTGTCCGCCTGGACCATCGGGTACCCGGCACCGGAGGGCTGTGTGGGCACCCTCTCGCCCAGGGAGCGGTCGGACAGCACCAGCCCG
This DNA window, taken from Nocardiopsis exhalans, encodes the following:
- a CDS encoding VOC family protein, which encodes MASKLTELGVDCADPTALARFWCSVLEYEVHDVDEADGTVTIGPPRALGGDRPGPVPPVLTFARVPEAKTVKNRLHLDVSPADREQDEEVHRLLELGARYADVGQGTESWVVLVDPEGNEFCVLADRRP
- the dnaE gene encoding DNA polymerase III subunit alpha, encoding MFAHLRVASAFSFRHGTAPPAALVERAAFDDQPMAALTDRDGLFGVAEHVRACAATGVRPVVGVDLALASPGGGRIVLLARGARGWANLCRLVTRVHHAAAPVAVTFEQLAEHREGLVALLGSDSDVGRALAQDRPSHARELLRSWRELGVETALAPHDHGASGQRRTARDMVRLAEDEHLLVVLTNAVRYPNPDRAGVARALDRIRQHAPGGYRPDPRTDRAHLASGEEMFRAAVGVCAGDRTRARRLIAHTLALAASCALDPGADLGWGRLHLPERAQARAELRNRVFEGAARLGLAGDRRADERARQELETIARLGLDSYFLTVADAARAIRDKQIRCSARGSAVGSLTVHLLGISATNPLDHGLLFERFCTPSRPGLPDIDLDVESARRLEAYDAVIASHPGASAAVAMTETYRARSALRDAGTALSMPAAEVDRIASVFPRVRASRISETARELPELRGLDGLDSEQVRRLFALAESLSGLPRHVAMHPCGLVLSDRSLGERVPTQPSGAGYPMVQADKEDVEHLGLLKLDVLGVRMQSALAHSLDEIDRTTGQRPDLEALPDGDPATAHMVGASNTLGCFQIESPGQRELVSRLRPRGIADLIADISLFRPGPMGTDMVAAYLGARDGGCPPPLPHPALAPVLAETGGALLFHEQLLHAVDTMTGCGLDRAEAMRRALATDQGRREVEEEVRTRMVERGHDDRTVEDTWRLVAAFGDFGFCKAHAAAFALPTYQSAWLKRHFPAAFFAGLMTHDPGMYPRRVLLNDARRMGVHVLGLDLHASQRHWSVERTGERRWGLRPALADLAALTGTELGRLLARRPFVDLRDLITRGGLSREALDNLILAGGLDALTGADGSPDAPDRRDVLVHAHSLARAHHRPAGSPGDTPGQLSLNDTPTTVPAGRSAPMTHTERVAEELRTLGYELSGHRLDPYTARLAELASTRNLVQARDLHRLPDGARVLVAGVRVCTQTPPTRSGRRVIFTSVEDRSGVIEVALFSDTQRHSAGAVFTSRLLAVHGRIRRAAPGALPTITATRVQPLEEL